One Rhinoderma darwinii isolate aRhiDar2 chromosome 6, aRhiDar2.hap1, whole genome shotgun sequence DNA window includes the following coding sequences:
- the LOC142655651 gene encoding HUWE1-associated protein modifying stress responses encodes MEDKKEEGEAEIQEHGPEYWFTKWERQCLAEAEQEEQPEADTEDGQHKLWHLFQNSATAVAQLYKDRVCQQQGQPLWATFQNAATAVTNLYKESVDTHQRTFDLGIHVGYQRRNKDVLAWVKKRRRTIRREDLISFLCGKIPPPRNTRAPPRLTVVSPNRASPSETDSSVETDLQPFREAIALHGLSGAMASISVRSSTPGSPTHVGGSSNTSRRRNGLLDVDLNTFISEEMALHLDNGGTRKRTSAQCSNVITDSPTNKRNRMI; translated from the exons ATGGAGGACAAGAAAGAGGAGGGCGAGGCGGAAATCCAGGAACACGGACCCGAATACTGGTTCACCAAATGGGAGCGCCAGTGTCTAGCAGAGGCCGAGCAAGAGGAGCAGCCAGAGGCCGACACCGAGGACGGGCAACATAAACTATGGCATCTGTTTCAGAACTCTGCCACCGCCGTGGCGCAGCTTTACAAAG ATCGCGTGTGTCAGCAGCAGGGCCAGCCACTGTGGGCCACTTTCCAGAATGCCGCAACAGCTGTCACCAATCTATATAAAG aAAGTGTGGATACTCATCAGCGGACCTTTGATCTTGGAATTCACGTTGGCTATCAGCGACGCAATAAGGATGTTTTAGCCTGGGTGAAAAAGCGGCGACGAACTATTCGTAGAGAGGATTTAATTAGCTTTCTATGTGGCAAAATTCCACCTCCACGAAACACACGTGCACCACCAAGACTAACTGTTGTATCTCCCAACCGAGCTTCACCTTCAGAAACTGACTCATCCGTAGAGACTGATTTGCAGCCATTCCGAGAAGCAATAGCTCTCCATG GTCTGAGTGGTGCAATGGCTAGTATAAGTGTTCGTTCAAGTACTCCGGGCTCACCCACTCATGTTGGTGGAAGTTCTAATACCAGCCGTAGGAGAAATGGACTTCTTGATGTCGATTTGAATACTTTCATATCGGAGGAAATGGCACTCCACTTGGACAATGGTGGTACTAGAAAGCGCACCTCAGCCCAGTGCAGCAACGTCATTACGGACTCGCCAACCAATAAACGCAACAGAATGATCTAA